Genomic window (Macaca thibetana thibetana isolate TM-01 chromosome 6, ASM2454274v1, whole genome shotgun sequence):
atattacCACCTTATCTTGTACTATCATTTTAGGTTGTTATTCTCTAAAGGGTTTGAACTATTATCTTGCCCTAtgctattaataaataatattgagtACTACTTATTGGTAGGTATCTACAAGTGTTTATTTAGATTAAGATGATGAACATGACgatgatgacaaaaacaaataggCAGATGAAATGCAGCATTTAGGGACTTGGTACCTGTTAAAAGTTAATGAACTGCCACTCCAGAAACTGAATGCTTCCTTTCCAGACTGGTAGTATTAATTGTGAGAGTggaacaaaaagaagagaaaccaagCCTTGGGATGTCCCACCTAAGCCAGATAATTCAACACTAGGTCCTtgccttaagaaaataaagaagtttatCTTTGTCACAATCCaattaattttaacatatattcaATTACTGGAAGAAAATACATCAAGTTAATACTCACCTTTACTAATAGTTTCATAGCAGACTACACATACTCTTGCTTCCTTTTCTAGATATTGCAGTTTACTCTTCCTACTACAACAGACACCACAAAATAcctataaagaataaaataccaaatttatttttgtttcaagaaTACTTACaccatctagaactagaaataccatttgacccagccatcccattactgggtatacacccaaaggattataaatcatgctgctataaagacacacgcacacgtacgtttactgtggcactattcacaatagcaaagacttggaaccaacccaaatgcccatcaatgatagactggattaagaaaatgtggcacatatacaccatggaatactatgcagccgtaaaaaaggatgagttcatgtcccttgtagggacatggatgaagctggaaactatcattctcaggaaactattgcaaggattgaaaaccaaacaccacatgttcttactcataggtgggaactgaacaatgaaaacacgtggacacaagaaggggaacatcacacaccggggcctgtcgtggggtggggggagagatagcattaggagatatacctaatgtaaatgacgagttaacgggtgcagcagcacaccaacatggcacatgtatacatacataacaaaccagcacattgtgcacatgtaccctagaacttaaagtataataataaaaaataaataaataaataaaataatacttacaCCTACTAGAGGCAGTGTGGAGAAGTCCTAAACCTAATTAACCAAAACTCTTTTTCCTTATTATATAAATCATTTCCTAATCACCATAATCATAggtggaattctttttttttgtaacttaaaTGAAGTTTCTGCAATTTGATACCATATTTCTGATAAGGAGAATTCCTCTAAATCAATTATGTTCATTGGAAAGggaacaaaaactatttttaatgaataagttTACAATATTAAAAGTTCTTTGTAATtcttcatttaaaactttttaaagtaaaatattattttgttaaaaaaaataggaCGGATCTGAAACCAACATATTActgaaaaatctgaataaaaatgtaataggATTTCTATAGGCAAGCCTTAGAATTTATAGACAGTCTTTTTATCTTGGCTATTACCAGTCACAACTCAAGGTCAGCTTCAGTATTCTGAACCCTGTGGAAGCCAATTTGCTCTGGAGTGTTTCCCTGGGCACTGATCACAACACTAGCTGTAGATTGGTCTTGAAATTAAATGTTTGAGGACAAAGGGGAATCTGACCAAATCTGGAATATTTAACGTGTCAATATTACAGAGATAAGAACAAATATTCTTAAATGTCACAAAAATTAGTAATTAAATAATTGTTTCTCATTTCCCAGCATGTAATTAATGCCCCTGACAATGTAACATTTATTCAACCATCAACCAATCTGCAAAATAACactgctttatttatttccctGACTGGTAGATGAAAAACACTGATTTTAAACTAACTCAATCTTGTAATTATCTGTTAATCAGCCTTTTCTATCAcattatatttgtttaaaatgtctcaaaagaacaaaagatttaaagatttttataacTTACTTTCCCACATGCTCGGCAATGGTGTCGTCGTTTTGTAAAAGTAAATTTGACTTGGCAGTTCATACAGTTTGGAGCTTCTGAATCAGGAACCCAAGTAGGCTGCTTCTGGCCCAAAACCAAGCCTTCTTTGCAAGTGTTTTCAGGTAGAGAATCTTCATTTGCAGTTACAGAACTAGATCCACCTTCAGAATTACTTTCTATATCAATGTAGTTAGAGTTGAAGCTAACCTGAGGATCAGCTGTAGAATCCACAGCGCAAGTGACTGGAACAACGGTGTCTGCTATGCTGGGTTCACTTTCTATTGTATTTGGAACATCTGGCTTATTCAGGTCTTTTGAACTCCTTGTTCTTGATGGAAGGCCAAACAATTGCTTAGGTCTGGCCCCTCCAACAGATTGACTATTAGTATCAGAGACTGATAATTCATTTGAAATCTCAGACTTACTGGTAAGTAACCCTTGTTCAATTGGAATTGTGCTTTTTTCTCCTAAAGAAAGGccattttctattgcattttgtTTATCAACTGTTTCACAAATTATATTAATACCATGACTTTCCCCAATAGCTCCTGCTTCTgcattgaaatatatattattgatgTTTCCATCATCTAAGTCTTTCATATCTATATGATTCATTTGCAATTTAGagtcatttacattttcttcaaaagACTTTATGTTAGTGGTCTGAAGATACTGTTCTGTCAGAAACGCATCaagttcagcatcactaattaatGTGCCACTTTTTGTGCCTTCATCAATATTAAAGTAATCTAAGTCTTGTCCATCCATATCATTGCTtgaaaaagtattaataaaaccCTCACAACAATCGGAAGACTCTAGGACATTAGTGCCAGAAAGCCCCTCTTGAGATTCTACAACTGTAGAATTGGTGTCACCACCATCCAAAGACGCAACTCTGATTACCGTCTGGTCAGGATCTATCTTTCTGTCTTCCATCCCTTCAATTAATGGCTGAAGGactatgtttttacatttttcctgtTTCAAAAGATCAGTCTCCTTGAATGGTTCCCCACCTAGAACAACACTGTTCTGTATTTCTTCATGTATAGTCACAGCATCTTGTATATTATCTTTATGTTCATGCTGAGGTAAAAAATCACCCCGTGCTTTACTTTCAATTAATGATCCACACATAGACCCAGATACGGGAAGACAGGACAATGAGGACTGTACATCTTCACCTGAAACATGTAAAGCTGAAGAGGAATCTTGGATTACATCATTATCCTTAAGGTCTAAATTTCTTGAGTCTTCTTGTGGAGATTGTTTCATAAATATAACAGTCTTATCTTCCTGAAAGGAAAAGTCAGGTAATTTGAAATTTTCATCTCTTGAATTTAAATCATTTAAgcataaatcttcattttttgGAAGGCTGAAGGTCAAAGCACTTGTCTTGCCCTCTTCTTTTAAACATTCTGCAGCGGTTATGACTGCCACACCTACTTCCTCTTTTACTAAGCCATCATCTTTTAGTAATTCACATGGCTGGCTCTTGTGTTGTAGCTTGTCTTTGGCATCAAACATTTTGGAACTTTGCTGAGTCAAAGCAGATGACATGTTAAAATCAACAATTGGTTCTAAGTGATTAaagatctttttatcttttaaattttctgttccaCTGTAATTACAGGAATCTGAAAGTGTATCTACTTTTATACTCAATTCTTTTATTCCTCCGATTTCTCTATTTTGTAATTCAGAACTGGTATCATTCTGTGGTTCTCTGACAGTATCACTATCATGGTCTGTTGAAGAAACACAGGGAGTATCTGACACTGAAGATAAATCCAATCCAATCAAGGAATCTGCATTAGACTTAAAATCATctgacaataattttttaatatcttcttCACTATTAGTTGCATTAACTAAGTTACCCATGTCACTTATCAGATCACAGATAGGTTTACTACATCGTCCCATATATAAAGGCTGGATTTCATCTGAAGTACCACCATCCACAGAAGAAAGAAGATCAAGTCCtgtcacatttttttcattttgtatagaAGTAAGTCCCTTGAGTGATTTTTCATTGAgggaactctcatttatttcaTAGCTTGTTTCTGATGAGGCACAACTATTAATACATTGTTGGTCTCTTGGGAGCAATGAAGTTGGCTGTGAGGAAGCCAACTCTGAAGAAACTGAGCAGTGGTTAGAATCATATGCATTTTGTACATCTTGAAGATAATCTTGTTCATCTGAAATAGAGAAACAGTGTTATTCGGGAGactcaaatcaaataaaaattattaaacatactATGTTTCCCAAGACTTCTAAACTAAATAAgctttttttaaagaacacagaTTATCCTTTTGCAAAGCAGAAATGACctccaaaactatttttttatttcctttacagcatttatttttatctgaaattatcttgttTATGAGTGTTGGCTGTTTCAACTACAAAATAAGTGTCACAAGTGCAGggaccttgtctttttttctgacttaTACCCCCATTGCTTAGAATAGTTCCTGAAACTTAAGTGTTCAAGAAATgactgactgaataaatgaacGTTCTTAGATCTTGATCTCATGCACAGTTGCTCTAATAATTTGATCTTAAACTTTCCTTTGTTTGTGAGGACTCCTCAAGTTGGCTTTCtacttgttcatttttctatcaCCTGGATCCTACCCTCGCTCCCCTGTGGTGCTCTAATTGAGGTTGCCAATGGTAGTAGCATCACACACTATGGCCATAGTGATGGGCATGTGATTGTTTCAAGCTGGGCCACTTAGAAGCATTCTCCTGATACTCCGAatttgaagaaaggaagaaggacaCTTCTCAGGGGGCAGTGTGAATCTGGAGCTGTTGGTGGCCATAGCCACATCCAGATAAAATAAGCCAATAGTTCtgcatggccagggaggcctcaggaaacttacaatcgtggcagaaggcaaaggagaagcaccttcttcacaaggcagcaggagagagaaccCGAAGCtatgtttatttgattttaaagtaCTTTCTAGTTTTCACTTTTGAATGCAGATACCGTAAGTGATAAAAATTCCACTCAAAATAACTTAGTtgtcaccaggcatggtggcttacaactgtaatcccagcactttgggaagccatggtgggaggataacttgagaccaggagttcaagaccagcctacaacacagtgagaccccatctgtaaaaaaatatacatatttttaaattagccaggcatggtggcacacacttgtggtcccagctactcagaaggctgaggtgaaaggattgcctGAGcgcaggaattcaaggctgcagtgagcttatgactgtaccattgcactctggccagggtgaaagagcaagaccctgtctctcagaaaaaaaaagaaacttagttGCACTATTAAAAACTAGACTAAGGAAGAGCTGAAAAACAATCTAACCTCTGTGTTCTGTCTTCCAGTTTCCTagtcttcattttatagaaaataccagccaggcgtggtggctcatgcctataagcccagcactttgggaggctgaggcaggcggatcacctgaggccgagagtttaagactagcctggccaacatggtgaaaccccatctctaccaaaaatacaaaaattaggctgggcgcggtagctcacgtctgtaatccagcactttgggaggccgaggcaggtggataacaaggagttcgagaccagcctggccaatatggtgaaaccctgtttctacttaaaatacgaaaattagctgggcacggtggcgggcacctgtaatcccagctacttgggaggctgaggcaggagaatcgcttgaacctgggaggcagaagttgcagtgagccaagatcgcgccactgcactccagcttgggcaacagagcgagactctgtctcaaaaacaaacaaaaactagccaggcatggtggcaggcgcctgtaatcccagctccttgggaggctgaggcagaagaactgcttgaacctgggaggcagaggttgcagtgagatgagatggcgccactgcactccagcctgggcaacaacagtgaaactccatctcaaaaaagaaataataataaaataaaataccatctcTTGTTGTAATGAAATACCAATTTATGCAGAACTCTTAGGTTGCTTTTAGCTTGTTCATATGTTGGTTTTAAAGGTCTTTCTGGGGCCAAgcacatggctcatgcctataatcccaacattttgggaggcggtggcaggaggattgcccagaattcaagacgagcctgggcaacataggaaggttctgtctttacaaataattgaaaaattagccagcatggtggcatgcacctgtgttaccacttggaggctgaggtgggaggaatacttgagcccaggaggttgaggctgtagtgaggctgattgtgccactgcactttagcctgggtgatggagtgagactttgtctcaaaaagagaagagaagagaagagaagagaagagaagagaagagaagagaagaggagagagaggactTTCTTGTAGCTAATTTGCATCTAGAAAAAAACCTTCTAGGTTCCTTACTTCTGTTTCTGGCTATGGGTCCCATTCAGTCTAAGAATCAACTAACATCttattatgaaataaatgaacTTTTTGCAGAAGATAACAATGTGaccaaaattgaaagaaaattttgCTAATATTACTATATACCTGAGATtattacagatattttaaaatcccattagtggcaaaaatggaaaatcaaCAAACCTGGGTTCTGTTCAAAATCATCAAGGAGTTTGTCCAAGTCACTGACAGCTGCTTTAAAATAACTGTCCATCCTACCTGTAGACTTATTCAGAATTTAATTCTTGTatgcctaaaaaataaaaagtataataatatttcatttaattctgtaaCATAAATATTATGCCATGTATTCCATGCCAGGAAAAACAGTCAAgaaattaacacagaaataaaatttaagagtGCTGCTTTAAGGAATATACAATTCAGttggggaaactgcccctgtATATGTAAAAATGACATGAAAACCAACTCTAACAACATAATATTTGCATACATAAACTATTGTAAATTTTTAAACACCTAAATAactcatgggtcaaagaagaattCAAAATGGAAAGCTAAAACTACTTATAAATACAACATATGAAActacaaacacataaaaacatgCACATAAAAACTCTGGGATTCGGTAAAAGTGGTACTTCAAGAGATACTTAGAgacttgaactttttttttttttttcttttgagatggagtctcgctctgtcacccaggctggaatgcagtagtgctatcgcggcttactgcaacctccatcccccaggttcaagcgattctcctgcctcagcctccagagtagctgggactataggtgtgcgcaaCCAGGCTCAGTtaactttgggttttttttttttagaagagtagggtttcaccattttggccaggctgtctcgatgacctcaagtcatccgcccgtctcagcctcccaaagtgctgggaattacaggcatgagacactgctcCTGACAAAAGAAGACTGAAAACTAGTAAACTAAgagcaaaaattaaacaaaagaaaacaagcataCAAGAGAGGTGCACAAGAAAACTAAAAGTTAGTttgatgaaaagatgaaaaaagtagGCAAACCTCTGGTCT
Coding sequences:
- the ZFYVE16 gene encoding zinc finger FYVE domain-containing protein 16 isoform X2 — its product is MDSYFKAAVSDLDKLLDDFEQNPDEQDYLQDVQNAYDSNHCSVSSELASSQPTSLLPRDQQCINSCASSETSYEINESSLNEKSLKGLTSIQNEKNVTGLDLLSSVDGGTSDEIQPLYMGRCSKPICDLISDMGNLVNATNSEEDIKKLLSDDFKSNADSLIGLDLSSVSDTPCVSSTDHDSDTVREPQNDTSSELQNREIGGIKELSIKVDTLSDSCNYSGTENLKDKKIFNHLEPIVDFNMSSALTQQSSKMFDAKDKLQHKSQPCELLKDDGLVKEEVGVAVITAAECLKEEGKTSALTFSLPKNEDLCLNDLNSRDENFKLPDFSFQEDKTVIFMKQSPQEDSRNLDLKDNDVIQDSSSALHVSGEDVQSSLSCLPVSGSMCGSLIESKARGDFLPQHEHKDNIQDAVTIHEEIQNSVVLGGEPFKETDLLKQEKCKNIVLQPLIEGMEDRKIDPDQTVIRVASLDGGDTNSTVVESQEGLSGTNVLESSDCCEGFINTFSSNDMDGQDLDYFNIDEGTKSGTLISDAELDAFLTEQYLQTTNIKSFEENVNDSKLQMNHIDMKDLDDGNINNIYFNAEAGAIGESHGINIICETVDKQNAIENGLSLGEKSTIPIEQGLLTSKSEISNELSVSDTNSQSVGGARPKQLFGLPSRTRSSKDLNKPDVPNTIESEPSIADTVVPVTCAVDSTADPQVSFNSNYIDIESNSEGGSSSVTANEDSLPENTCKEGLVLGQKQPTWVPDSEAPNCMNCQVKFTFTKRRHHCRACGKVFCGVCCSRKSKLQYLEKEARVCVVCYETISKAQAFERMMSPTGSNLKSNHSDECTIVQPPQENQTSSIPSPTTLPVSALKQPNVEGLCSKEQKRVWFADGILPNGEVADTTKLSSGSKRCSEDFSPLSPDMPVTVNTVDHSHSTTVEKPNSETGDITRNEIIQSPISQVPSVEKLPINTGNEGLPTSGSFTLDNDVFAEIEEPSSATVALVNSNLPIAGISDYRLLCDINKYVCNKISLLPNDEDSLPPLLVASGEKGSVPVVEEHPSHEQIILLLEGEGFHPVTFVLNANLLVNVKFVFYSSDKYWYFSTNGLHGLGQAEIIILLLRLPNEDTIPKDIFRLFITIYKDALKGKYIENLDSITFTESFLGSKDHGGFLFITPTFQKLDGLPLPSNPFLCGILIQKLEIPWAKVFPMRLMLRLGAEYKAYPAPLTSIRGRKSLFGEIGHTIMNLLVKNISVDSLVFIHA
- the ZFYVE16 gene encoding zinc finger FYVE domain-containing protein 16 isoform X1, yielding MDSYFKAAVSDLDKLLDDFEQNPDEQDYLQDVQNAYDSNHCSVSSELASSQPTSLLPRDQQCINSCASSETSYEINESSLNEKSLKGLTSIQNEKNVTGLDLLSSVDGGTSDEIQPLYMGRCSKPICDLISDMGNLVNATNSEEDIKKLLSDDFKSNADSLIGLDLSSVSDTPCVSSTDHDSDTVREPQNDTSSELQNREIGGIKELSIKVDTLSDSCNYSGTENLKDKKIFNHLEPIVDFNMSSALTQQSSKMFDAKDKLQHKSQPCELLKDDGLVKEEVGVAVITAAECLKEEGKTSALTFSLPKNEDLCLNDLNSRDENFKLPDFSFQEDKTVIFMKQSPQEDSRNLDLKDNDVIQDSSSALHVSGEDVQSSLSCLPVSGSMCGSLIESKARGDFLPQHEHKDNIQDAVTIHEEIQNSVVLGGEPFKETDLLKQEKCKNIVLQPLIEGMEDRKIDPDQTVIRVASLDGGDTNSTVVESQEGLSGTNVLESSDCCEGFINTFSSNDMDGQDLDYFNIDEGTKSGTLISDAELDAFLTEQYLQTTNIKSFEENVNDSKLQMNHIDMKDLDDGNINNIYFNAEAGAIGESHGINIICETVDKQNAIENGLSLGEKSTIPIEQGLLTSKSEISNELSVSDTNSQSVGGARPKQLFGLPSRTRSSKDLNKPDVPNTIESEPSIADTVVPVTCAVDSTADPQVSFNSNYIDIESNSEGGSSSVTANEDSLPENTCKEGLVLGQKQPTWVPDSEAPNCMNCQVKFTFTKRRHHCRACGKVFCGVCCSRKSKLQYLEKEARVCVVCYETISKAQAFERMMSPTGSNLKSNHSDECTIVQPPQENQTSSIPSPTTLPVSALKQPNVEGLCSKEQKRVWFADGILPNGEVADTTKLSSGSKRCSEDFSPLSPDMPVTVNTVDHSHSTTVEKPNSETGDITRNEIIQSPISQVPSVEKLPINTGNEGLPTSGSFTLDNDVFAEIEEPSSATVALVNSNLPIAGISDYRLLCDINKYVCNKISLLPNDEDSLPPLLVASGEKGSVPVVEEHPSHEQIILLLEGEGFHPVTFVLNANLLVNVKFVFYSSDKYWYFSTNGLHGLGQAEIIILLLRLPNEDTIPKDIFRLFITIYKDALKGKYIENLDSITFTESFLGSKDHGGFLFITPTFQKLDGLPLPSNPFLCGILIQKLEIPWAKVFPMRLMLRLGAEYKAYPAPLTSIRGRKSLFGEIGHTIMNLLVDLRNYQYTLHNIDQLLIHMEMGKSCIKIPRKKYSDVMKVLNSSNEHVISIGASFSTEADSHLVCIQNDGIYQTQANSATGHPRKVTGASFVVFNGALKTSSGFLAKSSIVEDGLMVQITPETMNGLRLALREQKDFKITCGKVDAVDLREYVDICWVDAEEKGNKGVTSSVDGMSLQGFPSEKIKLEADFETDEKIVKCTEVFYFLKEQDLSILSTCYQFAKEIAMACSAALCPHLKTLKSNGMNKIGLRVSTDTDMVEFQAGSEGQLLPQHYLNDLDSALIPVIHGGTSNSSLPLEIELVFFIIEHLF